Proteins from one Argopecten irradians isolate NY chromosome 15, Ai_NY, whole genome shotgun sequence genomic window:
- the LOC138308928 gene encoding dentin sialophosphoprotein-like: MEGNLRRGRPTLCISEAFDFLNNPEYGDKSGKDADQGLKKSVSDTGLLTGNHHNDKNTYTILTFVQGDQSDTKTAVTKSFKDNVDFSSKPTSNKEHSNTFTVVTCGNQPENEQIESRSKENSVINSEKCNQLQPSNHQSYLPASNSQSNSRLPVGAADLNSREIITQEVETTSSISGEGINPQHRGPSEEQVTNQNRSISINNSQSILPSANPILPPYALIQNGVSKSVINICNPKLNQNDRRVDLVTSPTTDSQSNQQITEKNCQPDDGVDLCNHDDDEVVLRPPSLTSPTRPSRRTQQVISEAFQYLKEYDDLNDLGEEELEPNSNDTFEPEVLPELTSPNKEAHRVTRKNSRGEAPPTILPKPKRPSSAAQKESVCSNGSHQPEPVSPLGKGGPKSPKSPKSPPAVAPKPRRSSQGLKSPCSPVQENSIEVQGMENHIPNTGQTTQNPVITTDNGLDSEDHLPNSTIELPSQNSDFNIEKVSSDQSVLKDKVSLTSDLDIVTSDLNIDGKGKGISPQNETDKINSDETQDSVPSSPVKMRPSLSRSEAIDDSSSVTETSKVKPVELEPEQTLTLRRKKSRSRTATNDEDSADSSDDDTGIYNESYRNSCWIQLADQDSRTESPTPLMSQTVEEPITEHPNETEVQVEEEKQTKPAHQDSKDEVFVESVPYKEGRYHKRSDSTTTTRSESEFKREYQFRRKCFVQRSDSQQEYHRLSAKFYDHERVIVIQRTEPTSDLGLHILDSHPAVITSVDPESPAEKAGVKKGQIILSVNQVNVLQTSHAEIVSLIQDSSLQVTLEVASSDVSLVRDLQSPKVSGYMYKLSNSSFVRNWKKRYFVLRKDNCLYYYKNDQDCTDPLGALPLLNYTVSKYTDTSKSHCFKAEKYGAKTYYFYVDTREDMARWVCAMNEAAMVSKKRKESWMDITSHNVGLPALEIRRAECTGYLRKSNKAMKNWNKRYCVLKDACLYYYKSMNSQNAQGMAHLHGYRVDVTGIPVKPFSFILQPPEDQMRTFYFVAENETDKMRWVESLRKSVDRWIKVD, encoded by the exons ATGGAGGGAAATCTAAGGCGAGGGAGACCTACACTCTGCATCAGTGAAGCGTTTGATTTTCTAAATAACCCAGAATATGGAGACAAGAGTGGGAAAGATGCAGATCAAGGGTTGAAAAAGTCGGTCAGTGATACAGGTCTTCTTACAGGAAATCATCACAACGACAAGAACACGTACACCATCCTCACATTTGTACAAGGAGATCAGTCGGATACAAAAACTGCGGTGACCAAAAGTTTTAAAGATAATGTAGATTTCTCCAGTAAACCTACATCAAATAAAGAACATTCCAATACATTCACGGTAGTAACATGTGGAAATCAACCTGAAAATGAACAAATTGAAAGCAGAAGCAAAGAGAATTCTGTGATCAATTCCGAAAAGTGTAATCAGTTACAGCCGTCAAATCACCAGAGTTATCTCCCCGCTTCAAATTCTCAGTCTAATAGCAGACTGCCAGTAGGGGCCGCAGATTTAaactcaagggagataatcactCAGGAAGTGGAGACAACTTCTTCCATTTCAGGGGAGGGAATCAATCCTCAACACAGGGGTCCTTCGGAAGAACAAGTTACAAATCAAAATAGGAGTATCTCAATAAATAATTCACAGAGCATTCTTCCGTCGGCTAATCCAATTTTACCTCCTTATGCACTGATACAGAATGGGGTCTCCAAAAGTGTGATTAATATCTGTAATcctaaattaaatcaaaacGATAGGAGGGTAGACTTAGTTACAAGTCCTACAACAGACAGCCAATCAAATCAGCAAATCACAGAAAAAAACTGTCAACCTGATGACGGAGTTGACCTCTGTaaccatgatgatgatgaagtcGTGCTGCGACCTCCATCTTTAACAAGCCCTACAAGGCCATCTAGGAGAACACAACAGGTTATCAGTGAGGCGTTTCAGTATTTGAAGGAGTATGATGATTTAAATGACCTAGGTGAAGAAGAGCTTGAGCCAAACTCTAACGATACTTTTGAACCAGAAGTATTACCGGAGCTGACATCACCTAACAAGGAGGCTCACAGAGTTACTCGTAAAAACTCCCGTGGTGAAGCACCTCCTACTATACTTCCAAAGCCTAAACGTCCAAGTTCAGCTGCTCAGAAGGAATCTGTGTGTTCAAACGGAAGTCATCAACCTGAACCTGTCAGCCCTCTAGGGAAGGGAGGTCCCAAAAGTCCAAAAAGTCCCAAAAGTCCTCCAGCTGTAGCCCCTAAACCAAGGCGTTCCAGTCAAGGACTTAAATCACCCTGCTCTCCCGTACAGGAAAATTCTATTGAGGTACAAGGTATGGAGAACcatatacctaacactggtcAAACAACTCAGAACCCTGTTATTACAACTGACAATGGTCTTGATTCCGAAGACCATCTCCCAAATTCAACAATAGAACTTCCAAGCCAAAACTCtgattttaatattgaaaaggTGAGCTCTGACCAATCAGTGTTGAAAGATAAGGTCTccttgacctctgaccttgaTATAGTAACCTCTGACCTTAATATTGATGGTAAGGGCAAGGGCATTAGTCCTCAAAATGAAACAGACAAGATTAACTCTGATGAAACACAGGACAGTGTTCCGTCAAGTCCTGTGAAGATGCGACCCAGTCTGAGTCGGAGTGAGGCGATAGACGACTCGAGTTCTGTAACAGAGACTAGTAAAGTAAAACCAGTGGAGTTAGAACCGGAGCAGACTCTGACACTCCGACGGAAGAAGAGTCGATCACGGACAGCCACTAATGATGAGGACAGTGCAGACTCATCTGATGATGATACAG GAATCTACAATGAGAGTTATCGCAACTCATGTTGGATACAGCTGGCAGACCAAGACTCGCGTACCGAATCTCCTACCCCACTCATGTCCCAGACTGTAGAGGAACCGATTACCGAACATCCAAACGAGACTGAGGTACAGGTGGAGGAGGAAAAACAGACCAAACCAGCTCATCAGGATAGCAAAG ATGAAGTCTTTGTGGAGAGTGTGCCGTACAAGGAAGGTCGGTACCACAAACGTTCTGACTCCACAACTACAACTCGGTCCGAGAGTGAGTTCAAACGGGAGTACCAATTCCGACGTAAATGCTTTGTTCAGCGGAGTGACAGTCAACAGGAATACCACAGATTATCGGCCAAATTCTATG ATCATGAGCGAGTAATTGTTATCCAGAGAACGGAGCCGACCTCTGACCTCGGACTCCACATCCTCGACAGTCATCCTGCTGTTATTACTTCAGTCGATCCAG AAAGTCCAGCCGAGAAGGCCGGGGTCAAGAAAGGTCAAATCATCCTGAGTGTTAACCAAGTGAATGTACTACAGACGAGTCATGCTGAGATTGTCTCCCTTATCCAGGACA GCTCCCTCCAAGTAACACTGGAAGTTGCTTCGAGTGACGTAAGTTTGGTACGGGATCTCCAATCTCCAAAGGTGTCAGGTTACATGTACAAACTCAGCAATTCATCGTTTGTAAGAAACTGGAAAAAGCGGTACTTTGTACTCAGGAAAGACAACTGCCTTTACTATTATAAGAATGACCAG gaTTGTACAGATCCACTAGGGGCCTTACCACTTCTGAACTACACTGTATCTAAATATACTGACACCAGCAAGTCTCACTGCTTCAAGGCAGAGAAATACGGGGCTAAGACCTACTACTTCTACGTAGACACTCGCGAGGACATGGCTAG ATGGGTTTGTGCAATGAATGAAGCAGCCATGGTATCAAAGAAACGA AAAGAATCTTGGATGGATATCACGAGTCACAATGTAGGGTTACCTGCCCTTGAGATCCGCCGGGCAGAATGTACAGGGTACCTAAGGAAGAGTAACAAAGCCATGAAGAATTGGAACAAGAGATACTGTGTCCTCAAAGACGCTTGTCTATATTACTACAAGTCAATGAATTCACAAAACGCTCAAG GTATGGCCCATCTCCATGGTTACCGTGTAGATGTAACTGGTATACCAGTGAAGCCGTTTAGCTTTATTCTCCAGCCTCCAGAAGATCAGATGAGGACCTTCTACTTTGTTGCTGAGAATGAAACTGATAAAATGAG ATGGGTAGAGTCTCTGCGAAAGTCTGTGGACAGGTGGATCAAAGTGGATTAA